The Urbifossiella limnaea genome has a window encoding:
- a CDS encoding RNA recognition motif domain-containing protein, with protein sequence MAMKLYIGNLSFSTGEDALRDALAQFGTVSSVQLIMDRETGRPRGFAFAEMSDGGDAAIQGLNGQQMDGRTLTVNEAKPREGGGGGGRGGYGGGGGGGGGGYGGGGGGRGGYGGGGGGRY encoded by the coding sequence GTGGCGATGAAGCTGTACATCGGCAACCTGTCCTTCTCGACCGGGGAGGACGCCCTCCGGGACGCGCTCGCCCAGTTCGGCACCGTGTCCAGCGTCCAGCTCATCATGGACCGCGAGACGGGCCGGCCGCGGGGGTTCGCGTTCGCCGAAATGAGCGACGGCGGGGACGCGGCCATCCAGGGGCTGAACGGGCAGCAGATGGACGGACGGACGTTGACGGTCAACGAGGCTAAGCCGCGGGAGGGCGGGGGCGGCGGTGGCCGGGGCGGGTACGGTGGCGGTGGTGGTGGTGGTGGGGGCGGCTATGGCGGGGGTGGCGGTGGCCGAGGTGGGTACGGTGGTGGCGGGGGCGGTCGGTACTGA
- a CDS encoding PAS domain-containing protein, which translates to MPADPIPVRGLEIHPLQTFVADTDGAIEYFNPRCPEYTGLPTDDLLGWDWRWVVHPDDIGRTLDRWAASVRDGTAHDNDVRLRGADAAYRWFRVRVEPVRDAAGAVVRWVGACTDIDDLRQAGDEARDARRLVRAFLDRGGEGRALVGGDGVVRYASPALVSLVGGQQEAVAGTDARGWVHRDDRPRVAQAVTDLLLKPGERVDGTVRLRHAGGSYRRVWVEATNLLPDPDVRAVAVVIEPENAG; encoded by the coding sequence TCCCCGTCCGCGGCCTCGAAATCCACCCCCTCCAGACGTTCGTCGCCGACACCGACGGGGCCATCGAGTACTTCAACCCCCGGTGCCCCGAGTACACCGGCCTGCCGACCGACGACCTTCTCGGGTGGGACTGGCGGTGGGTCGTCCACCCCGACGACATCGGCCGCACGCTCGACCGCTGGGCGGCCTCCGTCCGGGACGGCACCGCGCACGACAACGACGTACGGCTCCGCGGGGCAGACGCGGCGTACCGGTGGTTCCGGGTCCGGGTCGAGCCGGTCCGGGACGCCGCCGGGGCCGTCGTCCGGTGGGTCGGAGCTTGCACCGACATCGACGACCTGCGGCAGGCCGGTGACGAGGCCCGGGACGCCCGGCGGCTGGTCCGGGCGTTTCTCGACCGGGGCGGGGAAGGACGGGCGCTGGTCGGGGGGGACGGCGTCGTCCGTTACGCCAGCCCGGCACTGGTGTCGCTCGTCGGGGGGCAGCAGGAGGCGGTGGCCGGGACGGACGCCCGGGGGTGGGTCCACCGGGACGACCGGCCGCGGGTGGCCCAGGCGGTGACCGACCTGTTGCTCAAGCCCGGGGAGCGGGTGGACGGCACCGTCCGTCTGCGGCACGCGGGCGGGTCCTACCGGCGGGTGTGGGTGGAAGCGACGAACCTACTGCCGGACCCGGACGTTCGGGCGGTGGCGGTCGTCATCGAGCCGGAGAACGCGGGCTGA